One Ochotona princeps isolate mOchPri1 chromosome 7, mOchPri1.hap1, whole genome shotgun sequence genomic window carries:
- the IL2 gene encoding interleukin-2 translates to MLKVQLLSCIALTLVLLTNSAPTSSSTKETQEQLGQLLLDLQVLLKGVNDYKNSKLSRMLTFKFYMPKKVTELEHLQCLEEELKPLEEVLSLDQSKNSHLRNIRELISNINVTVLKLKGSEMTSRFECDDETVTVVELLNRWITFCQSIISTLVHN, encoded by the exons ATGTTAAAGGTGCAACTTTTGTCTTGCATTGCACTAACTCTTGTACTCCTCACAAACAGTGCACCTACTTCAAGTTCTACAAAGGAAACACAGGAACAACTCGGTCAACTACTGCTGGATTTACAGGTGCTTTTGAAAGGAGTTAAT GATTACAAGAATTCCAAACTTTCAAGGATGctaacatttaaattttatatgcCTAAAAAG GTCACAGAACTGGAACATCTTCAGTGTCTAGAAGAAGAACTCAAACCTCTGGAAGAAGTGCTTAGCTTAGATCAAAGCAAAAACTCTCATTTGAGAAATATTAGAGAATTAATCAGCAACATCAATGTGACAGTTCTGAAACTAAAA GGATCTGAAATGACATCCAGATTTGAGTGTGATGATGAGACAGTCACTGTGGTAGAACTCCTGAACAGATGGATCACTTTTTGTCAAAGTATCATCTCAACACTGGTTCATAATTAA